A genomic stretch from Pirellulales bacterium includes:
- a CDS encoding arylsulfatase: MRSTFAGLFLAILGICCAARPAISAAEPLPNIVIVMPDDVGYGDFSCLGSPIIKTPAIDAFWRASVRFTDFHVSPTCAPTRAALMTGRHEFKNGVTHTINERERLTLHATTLAQVLKSVGYTTGIFGKWHLGDEPERWPDKRGFDEMYIHGAGGIGQSYPGSCGDAPGNTNFNPALLHNGRFEKTKGYCTDLFFEQAQKWIGEVKGRQPFFAYITPNAAHTPLDVPEEYTRRHAAEVPLNVAKFYGMIENIDENFGRLMAQLDEADLARNTLVIFLTDNGGTMGTEIFNAGMRGKKATAWQGGTRVPSFWRWPAGFSGGVDCPALAAHIDVLPTLAAITGAKLDDKLTKQIEGRSLLPLLKNPQAAWPDRFLVTHLGRWPRGEVEKAKYTACSIRNSRYTLVDNKELFDLQADPGEKTNVIAEHPDVVARLRAEYDAWWESVLPCLENEDAVGPAENPFKTLYEQQFGGKTSK, translated from the coding sequence ATGCGTTCTACGTTCGCGGGTCTTTTTCTGGCGATCCTCGGCATTTGTTGCGCAGCGCGGCCCGCCATAAGCGCGGCCGAGCCGCTGCCGAACATCGTGATCGTCATGCCCGACGACGTAGGCTACGGCGACTTCTCGTGCCTGGGGAGCCCGATCATCAAGACCCCGGCGATCGACGCCTTTTGGCGCGCGAGCGTTCGCTTCACCGATTTTCACGTCAGCCCCACGTGCGCGCCCACGCGCGCGGCCCTCATGACCGGCCGGCACGAGTTCAAAAATGGCGTCACGCACACGATCAACGAGCGCGAGCGCCTTACGCTGCACGCCACCACGCTGGCGCAGGTGCTGAAATCGGTCGGTTACACGACGGGCATTTTCGGCAAGTGGCACCTGGGGGACGAGCCGGAGCGCTGGCCCGACAAACGCGGCTTCGACGAGATGTACATTCACGGCGCCGGCGGCATCGGCCAAAGCTATCCCGGTAGTTGCGGGGACGCGCCGGGCAATACGAATTTCAATCCGGCTCTCTTGCACAACGGCCGCTTTGAAAAAACCAAGGGCTACTGCACGGACCTGTTCTTCGAGCAGGCGCAGAAGTGGATCGGCGAAGTGAAAGGCCGGCAGCCGTTTTTCGCCTACATCACGCCGAACGCGGCGCACACGCCGCTCGATGTGCCTGAGGAGTACACGCGCCGCCATGCGGCCGAAGTGCCTCTGAACGTAGCGAAGTTCTACGGCATGATCGAAAACATCGACGAGAACTTTGGGCGGCTGATGGCGCAGCTCGACGAGGCGGACCTCGCGCGCAACACGCTCGTCATCTTTCTCACCGACAACGGTGGCACGATGGGCACCGAGATCTTCAACGCCGGCATGCGCGGGAAGAAAGCCACGGCCTGGCAGGGCGGCACGCGGGTTCCCTCGTTCTGGCGCTGGCCGGCCGGCTTCTCGGGCGGGGTCGATTGCCCGGCGCTCGCGGCGCATATCGACGTTTTGCCGACCTTGGCCGCGATCACCGGCGCGAAGCTCGACGACAAGCTGACAAAGCAAATCGAGGGGCGCAGCTTGCTGCCCTTGCTCAAGAATCCGCAGGCTGCCTGGCCGGATCGGTTTCTGGTGACGCACCTGGGGCGCTGGCCACGCGGCGAAGTAGAGAAAGCGAAATACACCGCCTGCTCGATCCGCAATAGCCGTTACACGCTGGTCGACAACAAGGAGCTTTTCGACTTGCAGGCCGATCCCGGGGAAAAGACGAACGTGATCGCCGAGCATCCGGATGTGGTCGCTCGTCTACGCGCCGAGTACGACGCATGGTGGGAATCGGTGTTGCCGTGCCTCGAAAACGAGGACGCCGTCGGGCCGGCGGAGAATCCTTTCAAAACTCTCTATGAGCAGCAGTTCGGCGGCAAAACAAGCAAGTAA
- a CDS encoding sulfatase: MYPKNHRIVLAGGATRAVMLCILFIAAAIAISSSRQATAAAEPGVPEHPNIVIIFCDDVGYADIGPFGAKGYSTPNLDRMAAEGVRFTRFYSAQPVCSASRTALLTGCYPNRLGIQGALGPQAKIGINADEMTLAELVKQQNYATAIYGKWHLGHLTQFLPTHHGFDEYFGLPYSNDMWPLHPDYLATEGAKKRQGYPDLPLIEGDKIAIPEVTSKEQRQLTTWYTEHAVSFIDRHKDRPFLLYVPHSMAHVPLHASEKYQGKSAAGMYGDVMQEIDWSVGEILAALARNGLDGKTLVIFTSDNGPWLSYGDHGGSAGPLREGKGTCWEGGVREPFVARFPGVIPPGTVCREPAMTIDLFPTIARLTGAKLPEKKIDGLDIWPLFVGTPGAKNPHEAYYFYYADNQLQAVSSGAWKLQLPHTYSTLAGHSGGTGGKPAAYESRKIERPELYNLDDDIGESKDVAADHPDVVKRLLAFAEQARDDMGDNLTKREGKNRRPPGRAE; encoded by the coding sequence TTGTATCCAAAGAACCATCGTATCGTGTTGGCCGGCGGCGCGACTCGCGCCGTGATGTTGTGCATCCTCTTCATTGCTGCGGCTATTGCGATTAGCTCGAGCCGCCAGGCGACCGCGGCCGCTGAGCCCGGCGTGCCAGAGCATCCCAACATTGTCATTATTTTCTGCGATGACGTCGGCTATGCGGACATCGGGCCTTTCGGCGCCAAAGGATACAGCACGCCCAACCTCGATCGGATGGCCGCCGAGGGAGTTCGCTTCACGCGCTTCTATTCGGCTCAGCCCGTCTGCTCGGCCTCGCGCACGGCGTTACTGACCGGTTGCTATCCCAACCGATTGGGCATCCAGGGTGCGCTCGGTCCGCAAGCGAAGATCGGCATCAATGCGGACGAAATGACGCTCGCCGAACTCGTCAAGCAGCAGAACTATGCCACGGCCATCTATGGCAAATGGCATTTGGGGCACTTGACGCAGTTTCTGCCCACGCATCATGGTTTCGATGAGTACTTTGGGCTGCCGTACTCGAACGATATGTGGCCACTGCATCCTGATTACCTCGCCACGGAGGGAGCCAAGAAGCGCCAGGGCTATCCTGACCTGCCCCTCATCGAAGGAGACAAGATTGCCATACCCGAGGTGACGTCCAAGGAGCAGCGCCAGCTCACCACCTGGTACACCGAGCACGCGGTGAGCTTCATCGATCGCCATAAGGATCGCCCGTTTCTGCTTTACGTACCGCACAGCATGGCGCATGTGCCGCTGCACGCGAGCGAGAAGTACCAAGGCAAGTCGGCCGCTGGCATGTACGGCGATGTGATGCAGGAAATCGACTGGTCGGTCGGCGAAATCCTGGCCGCGCTTGCCCGCAACGGGCTGGATGGTAAGACGCTGGTGATTTTCACTTCCGACAACGGCCCCTGGCTGAGCTACGGCGATCATGGCGGTTCGGCCGGCCCGTTGCGAGAAGGAAAAGGAACCTGCTGGGAGGGAGGCGTGCGCGAGCCGTTCGTGGCCCGTTTTCCGGGCGTCATTCCGCCGGGCACGGTCTGCCGCGAGCCGGCCATGACGATCGACCTCTTCCCGACCATTGCGCGGCTCACCGGCGCGAAGCTGCCGGAGAAGAAAATCGACGGGCTCGATATCTGGCCGCTATTCGTGGGCACGCCGGGCGCCAAGAACCCGCACGAGGCGTACTACTTCTACTACGCCGACAATCAGTTGCAGGCCGTGTCGAGTGGGGCGTGGAAGCTGCAGTTGCCGCACACGTACTCGACGCTCGCCGGCCACTCAGGCGGAACGGGTGGCAAGCCTGCCGCGTACGAATCGCGCAAAATCGAGCGTCCCGAGCTTTACAATCTCGATGACGACATCGGCGAGTCGAAAGACGTCGCCGCCGACCATCCTGACGTGGTGAAGCGACTCTTGGCATTCGCGGAACAAGCCCGTGACGACATGGGCGACAACCTGACGAAGCGCGAAGGCAAGAACCGCCGTCCGCCGGGCCGTGCGGAATAA